In Bacillota bacterium, the genomic window TTGCGCTGCCCGTTCTGTGGCTATGAGGATAGCAAGGTACTGGATTCTCGACCGGCCGAGGATGGCAACGCGATCCGGCGCCGCCGGGAATGTTTGGAGTGTGCCAAAAGATTCACCACCTACGAGCGAATCGAAGAGATTCCGCTGATGATCGTGAAGAAGGATGGCCGAAGAGAGGTTTTCGACCGCAATAAGCTCCTGCGCGGGCTGATCAAAGCCTGTGAAAAGCGGCCGACAACACTGGCTGTGCTGGAAAAACTGGTGGATGAGGTAGAGAAAGAACTGCGCAATACCATGGACCAGGAAATTACCAGTCAGGTGGTTGGTGAAATGGTGATGGAAAAATTGCGTCAGGTTGATGAAGTTGCATACGTGCGATTTGCTTCGGTCTACCGGCAGTTTACTGACGCGCACAAGTTTATCCAGGAGATAGAAAAATTGATTAAATCAAATACAAGTCAATAGAGGAGGCGCTATCCATGTTTACTAAGATTAAAAAACGAGATGGCCGCGAAGTTGAATTTAATGACGCCAAGATTACTGATGCTATCTTTAAGGCGGCCCAAGCGGTTGGCGGGGAGGACCGGCAGACCGCCGTTGAACTTACTGTTGAGGTTCTTAGGCTGTTGAAAAAGCAGTTTAACGGCAATATCTTTACGGTAGAAGACGTGCAGGATGCGGTTGAGAAGGTCTTGATTGAGGCCGGGCACGCGAAAACCGCTAAGGCCTACATTCTCTACCGGGCGAAGCGAACCAGAATCCGGGAAGGCAAATCAGAGTTAATGGACACTGTAGCGGATATTCTGGTGGAAACCAACCGGGAAAATGCCAACATTGGTAACTCGCCCTCGGCCAAGATGCTGCAGATTGCTAGCGCGGCCAGCAAGCGCTACTATTTGACGCGCCTGATCCCCGAAGAATTCTCTTTGGCCCACATTCGTGGTGATATCCACATTCATGATTTAGACTTCTATGCCAAAACGCTCAACTGTATCCAGATCCCTCTGGGAAAACTGCTCAAATCAGGCTTCAATAACGGGCACGGTTATATTCGACCTCCGAAGCGGCCTGGTTCCGCTACTGCTTTAGCGGCGATCATCTTGCAGAGCTCGCAGAATGATATGTTTGGCGGCCAGTCGTTTCCGTTCTTTGACCGTGACATCGCTGAGTTCGTGAAGGACGCCTCAGAGGATGAAACCTTCCAGGCCATGGAGGCTTTGATCTATAACCTGAACAGCATGCACTCGCTACGTGGCCGCGAGCGGATTTGGGTTTTCGACCGGGATAAGGGGCAGTTTTATACCATTTCCATGGAGGAATTCCACCGTCAGTTTAAACCGGGCCGCTTTGCTGCGTTAAGCCTCAACTACCAGACCGGGCGTACTGAGTTAAAAGACATCACTGCTTCTATGAAACACCCAAATTTCAACAGGCTGCTCAGAGTTAGACTGAAGTCGGGTCAGTGTGTGGAGGTAACGGACAACCATTCCTTGATGACTTTGAATGAGAATGGGGAGATCACTACTGCAATGCCCGAAGCCATGCGGGTTGGTCTGACCCCAGCCCGATGGCAGATTGAGGCGCATGAACACATCTATGACTTGAGCAGGTATCCAGCATCGCGCCGTTATCCCATGGCTCAATTAAAACTTGATGAAAACCTGGCCCGGTTCTTAGGTTTCTATGTAGCAGAAGGTTCAGTAGATGGATCGGCAATTCAACTGGCCTTATTTGATGAGGAACTGGAGTTTGTTATCAAGGAAATATTGCAACGGATCCATCCTGACTTTTCTGTGCGCCTCCGCTATCGAAATGGAAAAAAGGCTGACGTGGCTTGCCGGGTGGGACGTACATTTGCTAGTTTTGTTGGGGATATTTGTGGCCGGGGCGCGGCAAATAAACGGGTGCCCTCAGAGCTTTTCCTGGCTTCTGAATCCATAATCAGAGCCTTCCTGGATGGTTATTTGAGCGGAGACGGGAGTGTGAGCGGTAACCGTGTAACTGCTACCACCATATCCTCGGAACTGCGGGACGGCATCTACTTGCTGTTAGTCAGGTTGGGAATCCCTGCCTACATGCGCCAGTATTACCCACAGACCCGGTTCGCTAGTGTTTGTGAACAGTATAAGATCGCGGTGGGAGGTTATTATGCTACTTCCTTATCTCTATCAGGAAGAAAAGGGGAGAATTTAGCTGACCTATACCGAGTGACCACCGAGCAAACCCAATACGATTACGAATACCTGCGCCCGCACATTGCTAGAGTTTATGGGATTCACAGCCGGAACGCACATCAATACCGGATCCGACCGGTCTATATTGAAGAGTTAGTGGCCGATTTGGAGGCTCGTCGGCTAAAACCAGAAGAGGAGAGAATGGTAACTCAGCTAGCTAATTTTGAATTTTGGAAGAGTGAAGTTGAGAAATCTCTTAAATTGGTAGATTCCACTGAAAAGTATCACTTACAGAAACTATTAATAAGGGATCAATTACCTCGTTTCAGTAAATATCTGCCCATATTCCTACCTTATGCTGATTGGTTAGAAAGGTTTATGTTACCTCAGGATTTAGGTATGAGGGCTGAAGGTGGGCGCATCACTAACGACTGCCAGAGCCCTGTTCTGGTAATGCGTTGGGCAAAGGCGGTTTTGAAAAAGAATAAAGAGTTCGTTGAATTACTGATGATCTTAAAAAGAGCGCTAGAAGTATACCCGCTGGGTGTACGTGATATCGAGGAACTTCCCTACGAACCTTATGTTTATGATATTTCGGTGGCAGATAATGAGAACTTCATGACGGCTCAAGGCATATTTGTCCATAACTCGCGCGCGGGGGCCCAAGTGCCCTTTTCCAGTCTGAATATTGGGGCAGATACATCTGAAGAAGGGCGGAAAGTGACGCGTAACTTGCTCCTGGCGTACGAAAAAGGGCTGGGGCGGGGAGAAAACCCTATCTTCCCCAATATAATCTTCCGTGTCAAGGACGGGGTAAACGCCAACCCTGGCGATCCTAACTATGACCTGTTCAAGCTAGCCATCAAGGTAGCGGCCCAGCGGATGAATCCGACGTTCAGCTTCATGGATTCCTCCTTTAACAAGCCATATGGGTGTGAGGTCAGCTACATGGGCTGTCGAACGAGAGTGATCGGTAATCGCCGGGGCCCGGAAGTTACGGAGCAGCGCGGAAATCTTTCTTTTACCACGATTAACTTGCCCCGGCTGGCGATCAAGGCCAACCGCAGCCTGGGCAAATTCTACCAGGAATTAGATGCTATAATTGACCTGGCCTGTCGACAATTGTATCACCGGTACCGGGTTCAGGCCGCCCTCAAGGTTAAAGACCTGCCTTTCCTGATGGGCCAGGGGCTGTACCTGGATTCGGACAAGCTTGGTCCATGTGACCCGATTGAGGAAGCCATTAAGCACGGTACCCTGTCGGTAGGCTTTATTGGTCTGGCGGAAGCCCTGGTAGCTTTGATCGGTAAGCACCACGGTGAGTCAGACGAAGCTCAGGCCATCGGCATGTCGCTGGTTCAATACATGCGCAATAAAATCGATCAGGCGGCTGAAGAGTATAACCTGAATTATACTCTGTTGGCGACGCCTGCCGAAGGGCTGTCCGGCCGTTTCGTGGCTATAGACCGTGAGGAATACGGCCTGATTCCTGGTGTTACCGATAAGGAGTACTACACCAACTCTTTCCACATTCCGGTTAGTTTCCCGATCTCCATCCACGATAAGGTGGCCCGGGAGGGAGTATATCATAAGTACACCAATGCCGGGCATATCAGCTATGTTGAGTTTTCTGCTCCGCCAATTCATAATCTGGAGGCGGTAGAAACCATTATCAAGCACATGAAGAATAGTGACATGGGGTACGCCGGCATTAACTTCCCTATCGATTTCTGTGACAGTTGCAGTCAGACCGGGGTTTTCCCGGGGGATGAATGCCCCTTCTGCGGCTCGATATCTATTCGCCGCGTGCGGCGGATTACGGGTTACCTGAGTACTGTAGACCGGTTCAACGATTCAAAGGTGGCGGAGTTGCATGATAGAATAGCGCATAAATGGAAATAAAGTAGCAATTTCATAAACCCCCAGCCTCCATTCCATAATGGAGGCTTTTTATACGAACAATATGTTGATAATCGAGAAATCGATGAATTCAAAGCCATAAGAAAAACCCGGGGATTCTTTTAGAGCGTTGCCGTGGTTGTTTTCCCAGCGGAGGGCGAGAAAATAATAGAAAAATGGTTGCTCAGTGATGACAAAGTCGTGATTTGGATGATGAAGAAAAATTTGAAAAGGATCGGCTGTTTCGAAAGAAAGTTCCTGGCAGCTTCTCCATTAATCCACTTCTTTCAATTTTAGATTTTCGTGACAAACTACAGAGGGAGAACAGGCTTCGCCATTTTAATGGAGGTGGCCGGTAATTTGAATTGGTTTTTCCCTCGACCGATGGGGTTAAAATTCTTTTTAGCGTTCATCTTATTTCTCCTAGTACAGCTTTTTTGGCCGATGCTAGTCTTTGCGCCGACTCATACGCCTCAATTTTCTTCTAAAGTCGTGGTGATTGATGCCGGTCACGGCGGGGAAGATCCGGGAACGATTCACGGCTCGATTTATGAAAAAGACATCAATCTTGCGGTTGCCTTAAGGTTGGAAAAAATACTTCTTGCCCAGGACGTCCAGGTGGTAATGACCAGGCGCACAGACATTGACTACATTGTTCACCGCCGCTTGCGGGGGGAGAAGACTCGAAAGCAAAGCGATCTGGATCGTCGCCTGGAAATAGCCAATGAGCATGGGGCGGATCTGTTGATCAGCTTGCATGTCAACTGCTGGCGTAAGTATCAAGCTGGGGCAGAGGTCTTCTATAATCCGCAATCTGACCGGAGTGCTCTCCTTGCCCAGTGGATTCAACAGGAACTGCGTCAGATCCCGGGCATGACCAAACGAATCGCCAAAGCGGGTGATTATTATCTGATTATTCAGGCGGACATGCCTGCAGTGATTGTTGAAATGGGCTACCTTTCCAGTCCAAAGGAAAGACAATTACTGCTCACCCCGACGTACCAGGAACAATTAGCCCAGGCGATTGCGGCCGGTATTGTGCGCTATTTACGGGAAGGCGAGACCCAGTTTCCGAATCCGGATGTATGATTTGCTTTAATGTTTCCCCGCTGGTTGATTTCTCCCTGTTCTTGAGCTATACTATACCCAGTATACCATTTTAAATAATGGTGTGAGGGGATTCGCCGACAGGAAGGGTTCTTGGTGATTGATAAAGAGCAAGAGGTAATTAACGACCTGATTACCCGAATGCGGAAGATCGAAGGACAGGCGCGGGGAGTCCAACGGATGATGGAGGAAAACCAGGACTGCGGCGCGATCCTGGTGCAGCTTTCAGCCATGAAAGCGGCGATCAACCGGGTGGCGATGAAAGCCGTTGGTTGATACTATGGCAAGAAAATGCTAGAGGAACTGGCGAGTGGAGGCGATGGCCGCGTGGCGATGGAGGACATCATCGACATTTTGACTAGGTTTTCTTAATATAACCCACGAGCCTATTTATTAAAAGTTAAAGCAAAGAGCAATACCCTCCAATAATCAACGAAGTTAATCGAATTGAATGCTAAGGTTTTTTAGAATAATGAACACGGTGGTTGACACCGTGTTTTTTTCTTGACAAAGTTAATTGGTCAATGTATCCTTACCCTCTTTTCCTGACGAGCCAGCGGGTTTCCCTATGCTGGCTCATTTTTTTCAATTCTACCTGCTTCATATTTTCTTCACATTCAGTCGGTACACTTAGGAATGAGAGAAAAATTCAAAACATTGACCCAATATGATACAATGCTCATAACTAATCGCATTTGATTGATAATTGAGTAATGAATTGAGGGAGTCGAGAGGAGGACATGGTGTGTGAGCGGGAAAATCCTGGTCGTTGACGATGAGAAGAAAATCGCTGAGGTGGTACGGGCCTACTTGGAGCACGATGGCTTTGAGGTTCTGGTGGCCTATGACGGGAAAACCGCGGTGGAAATGGCCAGAGCGGAGCGGCCTGACCTGGTGGTGCTTGACTTGATGCTACCGGGCAAAAGCGGTGAAGAGGTCTGTCAAATCTTGCGTGCGGAGTCTGAGGTGGCGATCTTGATGTTGACCGCGAAGAATTCGGAAACTTCCCTGATTCATGGCTTGAACCTAGGAGCTGATGACTACATGAGCAAGCCCTTTAGTCCCCGGGAACTAGTGGCGCGGGTGCGGGCGGTCTTGCGGCGTACTAAAGCCAAAGGTAAGGGTGATCATGAAGTGTTAGACTTCCCCGCCGGCAAGCTGCGGATTGACCTGGCGCAGTACCAGGTCTGGCTGGATGGCCAGCCAGTCAACCTCACACCGACGGAATTTAAGTTGCTGGTTACCCTGGCACGTAACCCAGGGCGGGTTTATACCCGCAGTCAGCTGACTGTTCAAGTGCACGGTTACAATTATGAGGGGTATGATCGCACCATCGACGTCCATATCAAGAATCTGCGCCAGAAGATCGAGTTAAACCCCGATGAACCACGGTTTATCAAAACCGTCTACGGGGTGGGGTATAAATTTGAGGGCGATGGCCGTGCGAATTAGCTTGTGGATAAAGGTCATTCTTGTTTGCTTGGTTTCAATCCTTCTGAGTATCGGCTTGATTGGTACTTTTGTCAACTATATCTTAAATAGCGCCTTTGCTACTTACATTCAGCGGAACCAAGACATCCGTAACCAGCAGATTGTGGAAACATTGAGTTCTCTGTATGAGACATACGGGGACTGGCAGCGGGTGCGGGCCCAATTGCCGCCAATGGGGATGATGATGGGTACCGCCGTCCGGGTGGTGGATAACAACGGACGGTTGGTGGTGGACCTGTCTCCTGGGATGGGTATGATGGGCCGGCGCGGCACGATGGGGTCAGAGGTCTGGAACCGGCCAGGAGCAGTCCGTGAAGCCCCGATCATTGCCAACGGCGTGCAAGTCGGCACCGCCTACTTGACTCAAATGGGGCGCCACGGGATGTGGACCGCGGAAGACCTCTGGTTTCTAGGCCGCATTAATTATTCTATTATTTTGGCTGGCTTACTGGCCGCTGTATTAATTTTACCGGCGACCTACTTTCTGGCCAGAAACATTACCGCTTCTATTGGGCAAGTCACGCGGGCAGCCAAGCGTTTGGCCGAAGGCGATCTGAATCAACGCGTTGCGGTACACACCCGGGATGAAATCGGGGTTTTGGCCGAAACATTCAATCTAATGGCTGACCAACTGCAGGGTCAGGAGCGTCTGCGCAAAAAATTAATCGGTGATATTGCTCATGAACTAAAGACTCCGCTTACCACGCTGCGGATCCACCTGGAAGCTTTTCAGGACGGCATCTTGATTCCTGACCAGAAAAACTTGCAGGTGGTGCATGAAGAGGTGATGTCCCTGGTCAAATTGGTCCAGGACCTCCAGGAACTATCAGCCGCCGATGCCCAGGCCCTTAACCTGGTAAAAATTCAGACGGATTTTGGTGAACTGGTCGAGGGTGTGGTCCAGAAGATGAGGCCGCTGTTTGAGGAAAAAGACATTGCGGTCGAACTGCATTTATCACCTTCTCCATTGCTGGCTAAGATTGACCCGGATGCCATGACCAGAGTGTTGCATAACCTGTTGTTTAATGCCTACAAATATACTGCCAGCCAGGGGAAAGTCACCGTAGCCGTGGCGCGGGAAGGCGACCAGATCGTGATGCAAGTTAGCGATACCGGCATTGGGATTCCTCCTGAGCACCTGCCCCACATTTTTGAACGATTTTACCGGGTTGATCCTTCCCGCACGAAAGAGACCGGGGGAACGGGGATTGGCCTGGCGATTGCTAAGGAACTAATTGATGCCCACCAGGGAGAGATCCGGGTTGCCAGTACGCCGGGAGTAGGCAGTACGTTTACTGTCATACTCCCGCCAATTTCATAGAACCTTTATATCTTCTTCATAACTTCTTCACATGGACTGGATATGATCAAAGCGTAAGGTGAAGTTATCAGGGAGGAGGTGGACAAAAAATGAAAAAGAAGACAATGGTGCTCATCGGTGTGATTCTACTGCTGGTCCTGGTCGTACCAACTACTTTTGCCGCAGTGGCAAGTGACAGTTTGACTACCCAACAGCAGACGGAACTAGAGAAGCTGTATGTTCAACAAACTGAAATTCAGAAGCAGATTATTGACAAACGGGTTGAGTATGGACAGCTTACTCCCCAGCAGGGTGACGTTCTCAAGCAGCGTCTGGAGCAGCGCCAGCAGTATCAGGCGCAGAACGGTTACTCCTGCCCGGGTTGGGGTGCTGGTAATTGCCGGGGCGGAGGCACTGGTTTCGGTGGTCGGGGACCTGGTTGGATGCGGCGCAGTTAAGCGCCAAGCTCCAATTCATGGTTTAAGTAACTGTGAAAACGCAAATTGATATATTGTCACTCCAAAAAAATCACCCCCAATCCCCGCGGGGGGTGATTTTAATTCTGTTTTTTCTTTCCCCAATTGATTTTCAAGTGATGTACCGCTTGTTTCATCACGGTATTTTGTCTACAATATAAATTACAATTATGATATATGTTCACTTACCATTGATTAAGGGGTCCGGAATATGCCTAAAAAAAGCCGGCTTGAGGCTGAGATTACTAATCTAGTTGTCAAACTGCAAAGGGAAATCCTCGGTAGGGGCCCGGAGGACGCCAGGAGCTATATTGTGCATGATATGGTAATCCTGAGACTGAAGGGGGTTTTGACTACCGTAGAAAAACACCTGACAAAATCTGAAAAGGGCTGTCAAGTCGTAAAGCAGATGCGAGAAGTCTTGAGAGAAACTTATGCGGAAGAGGAGGAGCAAATTATTGCTAATGTTACTGGCTGTAAGGTAATTAGCAGCCACAGCGACATCAGCACCAAGACCGGTGAGCGGATCGAAATTTTTATTCTTGACCGGAACCTGGAGGAACTGCTCCAAAACCAAAGCTAAGCAGGTTTCGACAAATTAATCCTTTACTTCTAAAGTAAGTGTATTATATAATAATATTATTAGTGAAAAAACTCTAAAGTAATTATTTTATGTCTATATATTGTATATATTCGTCATTTTTTCTATATGTCGTATCAGGTTAGCTAGGAAATTGGTTTTTCACATATCAAAATAATATAACAATAACAATGGACAACTAAAATAAGCCAGATAATTCCAGCAGGCTGAGAACGGGAAGAATCCATGCGGGGCTAGGCGAGTGGGAGGAAGTTCTTTCTTTGTCTTACTTGTCAAGTGACCTTTATGGGTGATGCTCAACTGGAACAAACGCCAGTTGATGTGCCGTTTGGTTCTGAACTATCTCGGGTGAGGGAAGTGGTTGTTTTCCTCCTAGTAGACTGGGGTCTGTAATTATTTGTGGACGCCTGGTAGGCTAGCTCTTAATCAGGTTATTGATTTAAAGAGCTAGCTTTTGCATTTTGCGTACAATATTTTAATTAAATTATAAAATATCTGATTTGTTTTTTGCAGGGATTTGTTTCTTAGAAACGAATAATAAAAGCATAACAAAAAGAATAACTAAAGAATAACAAAAAATAAATAATTGGAAAATCGGGAATGGCTTTCCGCCTGGTTTGGGTTTGGAATACCCTGGTAATAATAGTCTTGGGCTCCCTCAGGATCTAAAACCCAATCCCAATCTTTTTCTTCCCGAGTGGAGCCCCTTTTATTTCCAGGTTAAATCTTAAAGGAGGTTTTCAATTGAAAGTAGAACTGGTAGCCAATATTCTAGACGCTAATACAGCGATCGCCGGGCAAAATCGTGAGCGTTTTGCCCAGTCTGGCACGTTTGTCGTTAACCTGATGAGTTCTCCCGGCGCCGGCAAGACCACAATATTGGAAGAAACTCTGGGGAAGTTAAAAGATAGAATCGCGGTCGGGGTAATCGAGGGTGATATTTGTACTACCAGAGATGCTGACCGCATTGCCAAACGAGGAGTGCCAGTTGTCCAGATCAACACCAGTGGTACCTGCCACCTGGATGCTAATATGATTGCCTCGGCAGTGACTAAATTAGGGGACCAGAAGTTTGATCTAATTGTGGTGGAAAACGTGGGTAATCTGGTCTGCCCGGCCGAGTTTGACCTGGGTGAAGATATTAAAGTAATGGTGATCAGTGTTACCGAGGGAAACGATAAGCCGATGAAGTATCCATTGATGTTCAGAGAATCTGCAGCTATTTTGGTCAATAAAATAGACTTACTGCCCTACACTGATTTTGATCCCGAAGAACTAAAACGTGATGTCAGCTTGATCAACCCGCACGCCAAACTCTTCTTTGTTTCAGCAAAGACGGGAGAAAACATGAATGAGTGGACGAATTGGCTGTTGGAACAGATTATGGCTAAAATGAACAATTAGTTTTTCCGGAAACATTAATCTAAATTCATTTAACCAACAGGGAGGTGGTATAATCTTGGAAAATTGACAGAAATTTTTTTGCCTGGAAAGAGCTAGAATAAAAGACCAAGGAGGGATATGTATGCCAACGCTGACTAGACGGGAGTTTATTAAACTGTGTGCTGGCTCGGCGGTAGCGATCAGTATGTCCGGTTTGCTCGCGCCTTATCTGGCTGAGGCTGCCCAGGGTGCACCGCCAGTCATCTGGATTCAAGGGGCGTCTTGTACTGGTTGCTCGATCTCATTATTAAATTCTGTTCATCCTGACATCAAAGAAGTGCTGTTGGACATCATCAGCCTCAAATTTCATCCCAACGTCATGGCTGCGGCTGGTGATCTGGCCATTGAAGCCATGGACAAGACTATTGCTGAGTACCCGAAGAAATATTATCTGGTCGTTGAGGGGGCCGTCCCGACCAAAGACGGCGGGTTCTACTGTACTGTTGGCGAGACCAAAGACGGCAAACCCGTCATGTTCACTGACCTGGTGAAGCGCCTAGGCGAAAATGCTGCTGCTGTATTAGCGGTCGGAACCTGTTCTTCCTTCGGCGGAATTCCCGCTGGCGATCCCAACCCGACGGGCTGTGTACCGGTATCTAAAGTAGTCAAAGGAACGCCGATCATCAATATTGCTGGCTGTCCGCCGCATCCCGATTGGATCGTCGGCACAATCGCCCATGTCCTTCTATATAAAGATATCCCTGAGCTTGACAAACACGGCCGACCGAAAATGTTCTTCGGCGGAACTGTCCACGATAACTGTCCGCGCCGGCAGTACTTTGACAACAGCATCTTCGCCAAAACCTTTGGTGAACCCGGCTGCCTGTTAGAAATCGGCTGCAAAGGACCAATGGCCCACTGCGATGCTTCGACGCGACTCTGGAACAATGGTGTCAACTGGTGTGTCAACTGCGGGGCTCCGTGCCTGGCCTGCACTGAACCGGCTTTCCCAGATGGCACCTCACCAGTATATAAACGATTACCGGAGATTCCTTTAGGACCACAAATCAGTTATACTGCTGATACTATCGGCTTGGCTTTAGGAGCGGCGACAGTAGCAGGAATTGGTGGCCATCTGATTGGTAACATTGTGACTGGCCGCATTGGCGGCAAACATGATGAAAAGAAAGAGGGTGACAAGTAATGGCCATGAAGGTAGTAGTTGACCCCGTAACCCGGATTGAGGGACATCTGAAAATGGAGGTAGAAATCGACGGGGGTAAGGTTGTTAATGCGCACAGTACAGGGGCCTTGTTCCGTGGTTTTGAACTTATCCTTCAGGGGCGCGATCCACGGGATGCCCAGCAGATTGTCCAACGGATCTGTGGGGTTTGACCGACTGGGCACGCGACAGCGGCTGCGCTGTCACTCGACGATGCCTTCGGCATTACTCCACCGACTAATGGGCGAATCATTCGTAACCTGATCCTTGGCGCTAACTATATTCAGTCCCATATCCTGCATTTCTACCACCTGGCGGCGCTGGACTACGTGAAAGGACCTGACGTGGCGCCGTTTATTCCGCGCTACGAAGGTGATTACCGGCTACCGGAGGCTGTAAATAAGGCGGCGGTTGACCAATACCTCCAGGCCCTTGAGATGCGTAAGAAAGCCCACGAAATGCTGGCTATATTTGGTGGACGGATGCCACACGTCCAGGCGATCGTACCAGGCGGAGTGACCGAGACTGTTGATGCCCAGAAAGTAATGGAATTCAAGTCCAGACTGAAAGAACTCATCGGATTCATTGATAATGTTTATGTTCCGACGGTTAAAGCCGTGGCCGAAGCCTATAAAGACTGGTTTAGCATTGGCACTGGCTGCAAGAACATGTTAGCCTATGGGGTATTCCCATTGGACGATAAGAAAGACCCGGCTGGTCAAAACCAATTCATCAAGCGCGGTATCTATCTTGATGGCCAGGATGGAACATTAGACCCAGCAAAAATTAACGAAGATGTTAAGTACTCCTGGTATAATGATGATACGGCCGGCAGCAAACACCCGACCGAAAGTGTCATCACCCCCAATCCGACCAAACAGGGCGCCTACTCTTGGCTTAAATCACCGCGTTATAACGGCAAAGTCATGGAGGTTGGCCCGCTGGCGCGGATGTGGGTGAACAAACAGAAAGATGTGCGGGCTTTAGGTAACGCTGCCTTCTCTACCATGGGCCGACACTTTGCCCGGGCGGTCGAGTGTTCGTTGATTGCCCATGCCATGGAAGATTGGCTAATGCAGCTTCAACCCGGGGCGCCGGTCTGCACACCGCATCAGGTACCGGAGAAGGCCCAGGGCATGGGCTTAACCGAAGCTGCCCGAGGCGCACTTGGCCACTGGATCAAGATCGAACACCACAAAACAGCCAAATACAATGCCGTTGTACCGACGACCTGGAATGCCTCGCCGCGGGACGCCAACAACCAGCCTGGCCCGATCGAGCAGGCGATGATCGGTACGCCGGTCAAAGATCCCAAGAACCCGATTGAAGTGGTGCGGATCATCCGGGCGTTCGACCCGTGCATCGGCTGCGCTGTCCATCTAGTTACCCCGGATAAGAAGGTACTGGCAATACACCGGGTGTACTAGAAAGGGGGATGAGCATGAAACAAGAACTGCGCCACCCCTTCGCCATCCGTTTCTTCCACTGGTGGAACATGGTGGCGATCACTATTTTAATCTTAACAGGATTTTATATCCACAGCCCGTTGAAGTTCAGGCTGTTCAGCAATATGGATACGGCCCGGTACCTGCACTTCATCATGATGTATTTCTTGATCTTCGGAGTTATCGGCCGGCTTTACTACATGTTTGCCACCGGGGATTACCGGAACATCTTATTCCAGCCAAGTGATATCAAAAAATTTCCGAGCATGATCAAATATTATCTCTTTCTGACCAACCGTCACCCGTATTACGGTAAGTACAACCCCGGTCAGAAGATGATGTATACAGGGGTTTTTGTGCTAGCAATTGTCCAGATAATCACTGGTTTCATTCTCTACTGGCCGACCAAAATGAGTTATTGGGCATACTTGCTGGGCGGACCAATCATTGTCAGGATGATTCATTACTGTGTTACCTGGGTCTTTGTGCTTTCTGTACTGGTCCACGTCTATTTGGACATCGCGGAAGGTTTCCCGATCTTAAGGTCTATGTTTACGGGTTATATGCCGACTGATTTCTATCATGGAGATCATGAAGAGGAGCAGGTAGTGCCAACCGGCCAAAAGGCCAGCTTAAAAGCTAAGTAGAGGGGAAAAATATTGAGTAAAGTTTTGGTTTTAGGTGTTGGTAATTTACTCTTGAAAGACGAAGGGGTGGGGGTTCACGTGGCGCACGAACTGATGAAGATGGAGCTCCCGCCTCAGGTTGAGGTGATTGATGCGGGCACAGCG contains:
- the cybH gene encoding Ni/Fe-hydrogenase, b-type cytochrome subunit; this translates as MKQELRHPFAIRFFHWWNMVAITILILTGFYIHSPLKFRLFSNMDTARYLHFIMMYFLIFGVIGRLYYMFATGDYRNILFQPSDIKKFPSMIKYYLFLTNRHPYYGKYNPGQKMMYTGVFVLAIVQIITGFILYWPTKMSYWAYLLGGPIIVRMIHYCVTWVFVLSVLVHVYLDIAEGFPILRSMFTGYMPTDFYHGDHEEEQVVPTGQKASLKAK